The sequence AAAATACTTAAAAAATTTCACTTGAACGATTTTACTCGCCGTCTATTTTCATTTGTGACGCGAGAAGATTCATCGAGTGCTGTATCAGCTGCAGCGCATTCACTGACGATGGATGGGGACCTAGCCGGTTCGATGAAGGGCGACGTCCCAGCCCCCGCTCCCATGACAACAATAAAATCTGCTCTCGATATTCCTGTCGGCTTGTCAGGTGTCTGACGAGATCTGGCGTGGAGCATCAGGGCCCCTTCCTGGAGGCACCCCAGTGACAGCAACACGCAACCCCGCAGCGGCTGAGCGCGCTGTTAGCAACGGCGTTCCGCGCTCATCCGGTCTGCTTGGCGACTACGACAAGGGGCTGTTCTGGCCCGTCCTCAGCATATATCCTGATCATGATCTACGCCCTGGCGGCGCCGGAGCAGACCGGCGCGGCGCTGTCCGGCATACGTGACTTCCTGATCTTCAATTTCGGCTGGAGCTTCGTGCTCGGGGTCGCCGCGACGCTGATCTTCAGCTTCTATCTGTTGCTCAGCCCCTTCGGCAGCATCCGCCTGGGGCCGGATGATTCACGTCCTGAGTTCAGCTATGTGGCGTGGATCTCGATGATCTTTAGCTGCGGGCTGGGCATTGGCTTCGTGTTCTTCAGCGTCGCCGAGCCATTGACGCACCTCTACACCTCCTCGCATGTGCAGGACCTCAATCAGGTCGGCCAGCAGGCCGGGGTATCAACCGCGATCCGCAACACCCTGATGGACTGGGGCATGAATGGCTGGGCACTGTTTGCCGTGGCCGCCTGGGCCATCGCCTTTCCGGCCTATCGCCTCGGGCAGCCGCTGACGGTCGCCACCGGTCTATATGGTCTTCTGGGGGAGCGCTGCAACAGCAGTCTGTGGGGAAAGCTTGCCAACGGGCTTGGCGTGATCGGTACCATCGGCGGCAATGCCACCATGATCGGGCTGGGCGTCACCTCCATCAGCTATGCCTTGAAGGTGCTGTTCGGACTCGAGTTCGGCGCCTTCGGTCAGGCCATGGTGATGCTGGTGATCATCATCGCCTACGTGGCATCGGCGGCGACCGGCATCGGGCGCGGCATCAAGTACCTCAGCCTGCTCAACATGATCATGGCCGGCGCCATATTGCTGGCGCTGCTGGCCTTCGGTCACGCCCCGGCGCAGTACCTGCTGAACATGATCACCCAGCAGTTCGGTGACTACTTCGGCTCGGTATTCGTCAACCAGTTCTGGACCGACGCGGGCAGCTTCGAACAGCGTGAGTGGGTGGGCTGGTGGATGATCTTCTACTGGCTCTGGTACATCTCCTATATCCCCCTCTGCGGCGGTTTCATCGCGCGCATCTCCCGCGGCCGCACCCTGCGCGAATTCGTGTTCGGCGTGGTGGTGGTGCCGATGCTGCTGTCGATCGTGTGGTTCAGCATCTGGGGCGGCTCGGCCGGCTATGCCGAGGTCAATCAGATCGTACCGCTGTGGGAAAGCGTGCAGGGCAATCCGGAATCCGGCATCTACCTGTTGCTGCAGAGCATGCCCGGCGGCTGGTGGCTGTGCCTCGCGGTGCTGTTCAACATCATCGTCTTCGCCGTCACCACCTCGGATTCGGCCTCGTTCTTCTCGGCCATGCAGGTCTCCAATGGCAACGAGAACCCGAAGATCCTGATGCGCCTGCTGTGGGGCGTGATCATCGGCGTCACCGGCATCGTCTTCCAGCTCGCCGGTGGCTTCACCGCCATCAAGTGCCTGGCGATCGTGGTCGGCGCGCCCTTCTTCCTCGTCAGCATCGCTTACATGTTCTCGGTCTATCGCATGCTCAAGGCGACCCATGAACAGCCCGCGACGGCCATGCAGCCGGCCCCTCAGGTAAAGCCTCTGCCTGCCGAAGCCGTTGAGCCGGAAGCCCCAAGTGCTGTCTCACCCACCACGCCAGCTAGTACGCCCGCGCCGCCCTCCCTCCCGGGGTCGGGAAGCCAACCCATCCCGGGCGCGACCTAAACGGCATGACGGGCTCACGTCGACTCGAGCAGGCAAGTCACCCGAGCGCAACGCGCACGAACCAACACCGCCATTGATCGCCAATGACAATGATCACCAATGACAATGATCACCAATGACAACGATCACCAATGACAACGATCGCCAACAACAAGACGGATGGTGACCCACGATGACTGTCAAGCAGCCTTACAACCCTCACTACGACCCTCTCAAGGACAGCTCCCCAGGCGAAGGAGTGGATTATGCGCCGAGCTACTGGCGCTACCACGCAGGGCCGCCGCCAGAGAATGATGGCCCGGTCACTGACGACATGGAGGCCGACGTGGTGCTGATCGGTGCCGGCTTCACCGGCCTTGCCACGGCGATGTTCCTGGCGCGCGAGCATGGCATCAAGGCGGTGGTGCTGGAGGCCAATCAGATCGGCTGGGGCTGCACCAGCCGCAATGGCGGCCAGGGCCATCTGGCCTGGGGGCGCCTGAGTCGCAGCCAGTGGGTCAGGAAATGGGGCGTCGACATGGCGCGCCAGTTGCACGCCAATAGCCTGGAGGGTTTCGAGGTCTTCAAGTCCCTGACCCAGGACCCGGAGGTGGACTGCGAGCCTCAGCCACTGGGCAATCTGCTGATCGCCCACAGTCCGCAGGCCATGCAGCATCTCGAGGCCGAATCACGCCTGTGCAACAACATCCTCGGCTACCGGACCCGAACGCTGGACCGCGCGTCAGTGCATCGTGACTTCATGGGCGATCAGGAGAGTCACGGTGCGATGCTCGAGCCTGAAGGCATCGCGGTACAGCCGCTCAAGCTGGCCTACAGCTACGCGCGTATCGCGCGCCACCATGGCGCCAGAATCCACACCAGCAGCCCGGTGCAGCACTGGACAACCGAGAACGGCATCCACTATCTGCAGACGCCGGGTGGCACGGTGAAGGCGCGCGCGGTGGGCTATACCAGCCCCAATCTTCACTCGCTGACCGCCTATCGCAACATGCCGATCATGGCCAATTCGGTGTGGACGCGCACCCTGACCGACGATGAGATCGAGGCTTGTGGCCTGCGTTCGACCATCCTGACCACGGACACACGCAAGCTGCGTTATTACTATCGCCTACTACCCGAGAAACGCCTGCAGATCGGCACGCGTAGCGCCATCAGTGGCGCGGATGCGCAGAATGCCCGGCATCTGGATGTGGTGCATGAGGCCATCGCGCGCAAGTTCCCGGCGCTGGCCGGCATCGAGACGCCGTGGTTCTCGCATGGATGGATATCTCCCACGACATGATGCCGCGCATCGTGCAGCCGGACCCAAGCAGCAGATCTTCTACTCCCAGGGCTACAGCGGCAACGGCGTGTCGTTCTCGGCCTATGCCTCCAAGCAGCTGGCCGCGCTGATCGCCGGGCAGTCGTTGCCGGAGGCCCATCTGCCGATCTTCAACTCGCCGCTGCCCGCCCATCCACTCAGACCTATCCGGCGCATGGGCCAACACCTGCTCTACAAGTATTTCCAGGTGCTGGACAAGGTGAGCTGAGTAACGCCCCGCGCGAGTTCCGCCACTGATCGCCTCTATCACTTCTCAATACGCCGCGGCGCACTCCAATGCCGTCGCGACACCTCCCACTGACATGCCTCTTGCGGCATGCAAGCACCAGAGAGACGCACCATAAATCGTGAACAGATGACCGCAATGTTCGACGCCTTCAATCGCCACGCCATCGATGAGGTCATGGAGTACTTCGCCGACGATGTGGTCTTCGACACCGTGTCCGGCGATGAGGCGCACGGCACGCGTATCGTCGGTAAAGCCGCCGTGCGCGACGCCTTCGTGAATACCTGGACGACAATGCCCGATGTGCAGTGGGCCAAGGGCGAGTTCTTCTTCGCCGATCAGCGCGTCGTCTCCGAATGCACCTTCATGGCGACCCAGCCCGATGGCCAGCGTGTCGAAGCCGACAGCGTGGATCTCTTCACCATCGAGAAGGGCAAGATCACCCGCAAACAGGCCTTCCGCAAGCAGCGACCGGCCTTTACTCCAGCTGCCTGAGGGTAACGCGCAGCGCATACGCAAAAGGCCAGTCATCATGACTGGCCTTTTGCGTATCAACATCTATCTCGACACGACGATTTGATAACGACACAGGCTTATCTCTTGACGCCGCATGCTGATAATCTTGCTGATGAAAACCGCTGTATGCTTTTCATCCACATGAAACGCCACTCATTGACCGCCAGTTCCCATTGCCAAGAGGAAACCGGATGACCACGGACACAGACTCCTCACAGGCATCAACCGACAGCACACTAAGCAATGCAGAACAGGAAGACCGCCGTATCGGCAGGCAGCTGCGCGACCTGCGCAAGTCCCGCCAGCTGACCTTGAACCAACTGGCAGGCCAAGTCGGCAAATCCGTCGGCTACCTGAGCCAGGTGGAGCGTGGCGTCTCCTCGCTGCCCATCGGAGTGTTGCAGACGCTGAGTGACGCCCTAGACGTGCGCGTCAGCTGGTTCTTCCAGCCGGGCGGCAGTGACTCGGCGGCCGAGCAGGAAACTATCGTGCGCGCGGATCAGCGCCGCGCCATGAACCTTGGCACCATCGGTGCACGGGAAGAATTGCTCTCCCCTCGCCTGAGCGGTCAGCTCATCCTGATCATGACCCGCCTGCAGCCCGGTGGCAGCGGCGGCGAGACACCGCGTGAGCGGCGCGGTGAGGAAGCGGGCTATGTGGAAAGTGGCCAGCTGGAGCTGACCCTCGGCGAACAGATTTTCCTGCTCAACCCGGGCGACAGCTTCTCGCTCACCGGGGAAGAACCCCACTGGATTCGCAATCCCGGCGAGACCGAGACCCGCATCGTCTGGGTGATGACGGGCGTGGAGTACTGAGGCAGCGCGCTCAGGGGCTGCTTGTTCGCGCCATTTTATTTTCCTTCACTTATATACACCCCGCTGATGCATGTCCCTTCTGTTTCATGGCCCTCTTGGTTCATCTCCTCTCTCAATGGGGCATCTTGTCGCGCGTGGTGTAATAGACGCTATCGATATGCGAGAGCATGGCGCGTTCAGCAGCATCCGGGTCACCGGCACGTAGCGCCTCGACAATACGCACATGCTCTTCATAGCTGCGCTTGATCGAGCCGTGTTCGGCCATGACCTGGCGGCGAATGTTGAGCGCGTAGGTATAAAGCTCATCGGCATAGCGGATCAGGATCTCGTTGCGCGAGTATTCGGCGATGACGTGATGGAAGTTCTGATCCGAGAGCTGGAAGTTCACCGGCGAGTCGAAGTGCTGTGACTGGGCTTCCAGCAAGGCGTCCAGCTTCTTGAGCCCTGCTTCATCGATGTGCCGCGCAGCGCGGCGGGCGATGGCCGATTCCACCACGATCCGGCTCTCGAAGACGCTCTCGATATCCAGGTTGTTGAGCTCATCACCCTGTTGACGTGCGGGATGATTGCGGAAGCTGTCGATCACGGCCTCACTGGCACAGACGCGTGACTTGCTGCCGTGCGAGACATTCAAGAGGCCATAGCCCGTCAACAGCGCCAGCCCCCCGCGCACGGTCTCACGACTCACTTCAAACAACTGTGCCAGCTCACGCTCGCTGGGCAGCTCATCTCCATCGCGCAGCAGCCCCGTCAGGATCATCTCGATGAGCTTGTCGGCGAGAATTTCCTTCTTGGTCTGATTCTTCAGCGCTTTCTCGAAGGCGAAAGGCGTCTGCTTCATGCAGCCTCCACTGGTATATATTTCATACCAGCATAACCGACAACCGCATATCACGCATCCACAAACCGACCATGGTCGCAATTTTCGAGAAAACCTTGACCGATCAGCGTGGGCTCGGCTAATTTTTATCTCAACTGGTCCGGTAAACCAACCAGCAGACCATAAAGTGCGAATTGATTGAAGAAACCAACAACAACGCCAACTCTCACAAGGCTGGAATTCACATGTCAGCAACACGCCCTGTCATTGCCCTTACCCTTGGTGACCCCGCCGGTATCGGCCCGGAGCTGATCGCGCGCCTGGTCGCCGAACCCGAGCAATTCGCCGAGACCCACAGCGTGCTGGTCGGCGATCAGTGGCTGTGGGAGCAGGGCCAACGCCAGGCCGGTCTCTTCACCCAGCTGCCGCGCGTCGCAAGCTTCGCCGAGGCCCGCGAGCATGAAGGCCTGTCATTGATGCTGGTGGAAAGCGTGGCCCAGCAGGACGTGACGCTGGCCGAGGAAAGCGCCGCCTGTGGCGCCTCGACCCTCGCGGTGCTGTCTCGCTGCCTGGAAGCAGCCCAGAACGAGGAAGTCGACGCCATCTGCTTCGCGCCGCTCAACAAGCTGTCGATGAAGAAAGGTGGCCTCGGCCATGAGGACGAGCTGCACTTCTTCGCCGAGAAGCTCGGAGTCGAAGGCTATTTCTGCGAGTTCAACACCCTGGGGACGCTGTGGACCTCGCGCATCTCATCGCACATTCCGCTCAAGGACGCCGCCGAGTACGTCACCCAGGAGCGCATCATCGCCGCCAGCCAGCTGATTCATGACTCGCTGAAACTGGCCGGCTTTGAGCGTCCGCGCATCGCCGTCGCCGCCTTCAATCCCCACGGCGGCGAAGGTGGCACCTGTGGCCGCGAGGAAATCGACGTCATCGCGCCGGCCGTCGCGCGCTGCAATGAACAGGGCTACCCGGTCGAAGGCCCCTTCCCGGCCGACACCATATTTATCAAGGCGCGAGATGGCGAGTACGACGCCATCGTGACCATGTACCACGACCAGGGGCAGATCGCGATCAAGCTGCTGGGCTTCAAATCCGGCGTCACCGTCCAGGGCGGCCTGCCCATCCCCATCACCACGCCGGCCCACGGCACCGCCTTCGATATCGCAGGCCTTGGCAAGGCGGACGTCAACCCGACCCGCAATGCCTTCGCGATCGCCAAGCGCATGGGCACCAACCTGCGTGCACTGCGTCTCGAGACCGCTTTTGCCTGATGCCCTTGCGCCTCTCGCTCATGAACCTGAATCAACGCCATCCACAACAAGGATAATTCGATGAAGATCACCAACGTCAGAACCCGCGTCTTCGAATGGAAAGGCCACACCGTCCCTCCGACCGCCCACTTCTGCTCCAACGCCATGGACGAGCTGTGGGACAAGGGCGACTCGATGGGCACCTTCCGCTTCCACGGCTGGACAGTGGTGGAGATCGAGACCGACAACGGCCTGGTCGGGCTGGGCAACGTGGCGCTGGCGCCGCGCATCGCCAAGGCGATCATCGATCAATACCTCACGCCGCTGATCATCGGTCAGGACCCCTTCGACTACGAATACCTGTGGCAGCGCATGTACCGCTCCACCCACGCCTGGGGCCGCAAGGGCATCGGCATGGCCGCCATCTCCGGCGTCGATATCGCCATCTGGGACATCATGGGCAAGGCGGTCGGCAAGCCGGTCTTCAAGCTGCTGGGCGGGCGCACCAAGGAGAAGATCCCCTGCTACGCCTCCAAGCTCTACCGCACCGACCTCAAGGGCATGCAGGAAGAGGCCCAGTCCTATCTGGACCAAGGCTTCACCGCCATGAAGATGCGCTTCGGCTACGGTCCGCGTGATGGGGTCGAGGGCGTGCGTGCCAACCTGGATAGCGTGGCCGCCGTGCGCGAAGTCATCGGCGAGGATGTCGACCTGATGCTCGAGTGCTACATGGGCTGGAACCTGGACTACGCCAAGCGCATGTTGCCGAAGCTGGAACGCTTCCAGCCGCGCTGGCTGGAAGAGCCGGTGATCGCCGATGACATCGATGGCTACGCCGAACTCAATCAGCTGACCAGCATTCCCATCTCCGGCGGCGAGCACGAATTCACCCATTACGGCTTCCGCCAGCTGCTGGAAAAGCGCGCCGTCTCCGTCATCCAGTACGACACCAACCGGGTCGGTGGTATCACCGCCGCGCGCAAGATCAACGCCCTCGCCGAGTCCTTCAGCGTGCCGGTCATCCCGCACGCCGGCCAGATGCACAACTACCACCTGACCATGGCCTCACTGGCCTCCCCGATGAGCGAGTACTTCCCGGTGCATGATGTCGAGATCGGCAACGAGCTCTTCTACTACATCTTCAAGGGTGACCCGGAGCCGGTGAACGGCTTCATCGACCTCGACGAAGAGACCCCGGGGCTGGGCCTCGAGCTGAACAGCGACTACTTCGATCAGTTCAACATCATCGAGTGAGGAAGCCATCATGAGACTCGTCCAACTTCGCACCGCCAATGGCCCGCGGGTCGCCGTGGTCGAAAGCCGCGACCAGCTGCGCCTGCTCGACTTCCCCGGTGGCACCTATGAGCTGGCCTCCCGCGCCATCGAGCTGGGCATCGGGCTCAGCGCGCTGATCGAACAGCACTACTCGCACACCCTGGTCGACTACAAGCAGGCGATCGATCGCCGCGAACTGCTGCCGCCGGTCACCCACCCCGATCGCGCGCGCTGCACCGTCACCGGCACCGGCCTGACCCACCTGGGCAGCGCTGACACCCGCGATGCCATGCATGCCGCCGCCCAGGCACAGAGCGAGAATGACGCCAACGTCACCGACTCGATGCGCATGTTCCGCATGGGCCTCGAGGGCGGAAAGCCCGCCGCGGGTCAGGTCGGCGCGCAGCCGGAATGGTTCTACAAGGGTGACGGCAGCATCGTGGTCGCGCCGGAAACCGCGATCAGCGTGCCGGCCTTCGCCGAGGATGCCGGCGAGGAGCCCGAACTGGTCGGCCTGTACCTCAACGATGCCAATGGCCAGCCGCACCGCATCGGCTACGCCGTGGGCAACGAATTCTCCGACCACATCACCGAGCGCGCCAATTATCTGTGGCTGGCCCACTCCAAACTGCGCGCCTGCAGCTATGGACCTGAGCTGCTGATCGGCGAACTGCCCCAGCACCTGGAAGGCACCAGCCGCATCACCCGCGAAGGCCAGACCCTGTGGGAGAAACCCTTCCTGACCGGTGAGGCCAACATGGCCCACAGCCTGGCCAACCTGGAACACCACCATTTCAAGTACGCCCAGTTCCGCGCGCCCGGTGACCTGCATGTGCACTTCTTCGGCACTGCCACGCTGAGTTTCGCCGATCAGATCAAGGTGCAGGAAGGAGACCGCTTCGAGATCGAACTGCCGGCCTTCGGGCGCGCACTGCGCAACCCGGTCGCGTTCGAGTCCCACGACAACCAAGCGGAACAGCCATCCGCCATGGCGGTGCTGTAAACACTGCCGATCAGCACAAGAAGTAGAGCAAGGATCAGGGTCTTGAGAACCCCGCCATCACACGGCCCTGATCCCGGCAGCACCAGCAGTACCAATAGCACCAACAGCAGCACCAGCGTCAACACGCCGCCTAAGCATCACGACAATAACGAGAAAAGGGTTTCGCCATGACAACCTCACGCCACCACACCACCGCCACCCTCCTGTCCGCCGCCCTACTCAGCCTGGCGATGACAGGCACCGCCACTGCCGCTACCTCGCTGACCTTCGCGCATGCCCACCCGGTCACCGATTCGCAGCATCTGGCCGCCGAGCGCTTCGCCGAACGTCTCGCCGAGCGCAGCGCGGGAGAATTGACGGTCAAGATCTTCCCCAACGGCCAGCTGGGCAATGACCAGGCGATGATTTCCGGTGTCCGCAGCGGCACCATCGACCTGGAGCTCTCCGGCAATCCCTACTTCAGTGGTCTGGTCAGCGAACTCAACGTGCTGGACCTGCCCTTCCTGTTCGATACCCGCGAGCAGGCCTATCAGGTACTGGACGGCGAGGTCGGTCAGAACCTGCTGACTGCCATGCAGCCTCAACAGATCGAAGGCCTCGCCTTCTGGGAAATCGGCTTCCGCAACCTGACCAACTCGCGCCGCGCGGTAGAGACCGCCGAGGACATCAGCGGCCTGACGCTGCGCACCACCCCGAACCCGGCGCATATCGCCGCCTTCCAGGCCCTCGGTGCCAACCCGACTCCGATGCCCTTCGCGGAGCTTTATACCGCGCTGGAAACCCGCACCGTGGATGGCCAGGAGAATCCGGTCAGCCTGATTCGCTCCGCCAACCTGTATTCGGTGCAGGACCATCTGTCACTGACCGCGCACGCCTATACCGCCGCGCCCTTGATCATGAACAAGCAGACGTTCGACAGCCTCGCCCCCGAACTTCAGACGCTGATCAAGGAAGAAGCCCGCGAAGCGGCCCGCTATCAGCGCCAGCTCAATCATGACAATGAACAGGGCGATCTGGCCTTCCTCGAGGAACAGGGCATGCAGGTCGTGCGCGAACCCGATACCGCCAGCATGAGGGCCAAGGTCGCCGAGCCGGTGCGCGCCGAGTTCACCGCCAAGCACGGCAGCGAGCTGCTGGAACGCATCGACGCCGCTCTCGCCCACTGATCAGGCTCGCCTGACTTGCCACTGGAAGGAAGCTCGCCATGCTCTCTGACTCACTCCAATCCCCGGTGATGACTGCGTCTCTTGCCGAACTGGGCGAGCAACGCGAGCGCTATCTGGCCACGCAGCAGGATGAAGATCTGCCGATCATCGATGCCCACATGCATGTCTGGGACCCGACGCGCAATTACCACCCCTGGCTGTGCGATGAGCCGATGATTCCCTTCCGCTACGGCGACTATGCCGCGATTCGTCGCCCCTACCTGCCCGCCGAGCACCTCATGGCAGCGGGAAAGGCGCATCGCGTGATGGGCTGCGTCTACATGGAAGCGGAATGGGCGCGGGGCGATGCGCTCAAGGAAGTGCGCTGGGTCGAGGAGACTGCCCGCGAGACCGGCTGGCCGAATGCCATGATCGCCCAGGCCTGGCTGGATCAGGACGACATCGCCGAGCAACTCGCAACGCTGTGTGAGCCACGTTCCCCCCGTGGCAGCCTGGTCATGGGCATTCGACACAAGCCGGCCGCGCTGGAACGTCATGATCCGAGGCTTGCCACCCACACCATGCCCGGCTCGCTGCGCTGCCCGCGTTATCAGTACGGCGTCAGTGAAGTCGCGCGTCGCGGGCTGATCTTCGAGCTGCAGGTGCCCTGGTGGCACCTCGAGGAACTGTTGCCACTGCTGGGCCGCCACCCCGAGATGCCGGTGGTGATCAATCACGCCGGCGTGCCCGGTGATCGTCATCCCGACACCCTGCGTCAGTGGTCACGGGCCCTCGCCAAGGTCGCCGCCTGGCCCCAGGTGATGATCAAGTTCTCGGGGCTCGGCATCGTGGGTCAGCCCTGGCGGCTGGAAGACAACCGTGAGGTCTTTGCCATCGTGCTGCGCCATTTCGGGGTCCACCGCGTGATGTTCGCCAGCAACTTCCCGGTCGATGGGCTGGTGACCTCACTCGATACGCTGCTGCAGGCATTCAAGGACCTCAGCCGCTCCTTGAGTCCCGAACACCGCCTCAAGCTGTTCTGCGACAACGCCGTGCGCCGCTACCGCTTGAACGCTACCGCCTGACCGGAATGACGACGACCGCCACGACAGCGATTGCCACAACGACAGCCTCTATAACAACAACTTGCAAGGAATTCGCCATGCTTACCCGCCACGCCCTGTCCCATAAAGCTCTGATCAAGACAGTCTCCGCGCTGGGACTGATGCTGACCTTCGCGACCACTGCCCACGCCGAGATCACCGCGCGCATGGGCACCAGTCTGCCGGATGCCCACCCCCAGACGCTGGGGGCCAAGAAGTTCGCACAACTCATCGAGGAAAGATCCGACGGCGAGATCACCGTCAAGGTGTTCTCCAACGGCATTCTGGGCAACGACGTCAACATGACCTCGATGCTGCAGTCCGGGACCCTGGATTTCACCGTACCGTCCACCGCGACCCTCAGCAGTCTCAATCCTGACTTCAACATCGTCAGCCTGCCCTTCCAGTTCGATGACAGTACACATGCGGACGCGGTGCTGGATGGCGAGGCTGGCCGAGCCCTGCTCGCAAGCCTCGATGACAAGCAGCTAGTGGCACTCGAGTACTGGGAAAACGGCTTCCGTCACATGACCAACAGCCGCCGACCCATCGAGACGCTCGAGGACATCGAAGGCCTCAAGATTCGCACCATGCAGAATGCGCTCTATATCGACCTCTTCAATGGGCTGGGTGCCAACGCCGTGCCCATGTCGGTCAATGAGCTGTTTACCGCCATGGAGACCCGCACGGTGGATGGCCAGGAAAACCCCTACACCGTGATCGACGCCAAGCGCTTCTTCGAGGTCCAGAAGTATCTTTCGCGCACCGCGCATGCCTATGACGCCCTGGTGCTGGTCGCCTCGGCAGGCTTCATGCAGTCACTCGATGAGGCGCAGCGCCAGCTGGTCCGCGAGGCCGCCCGTGAAGCCACGCTCTATCAGCGCGAACAGAGCCGCGCCCTGAACGAGGAATTGCTGAGTGCCCTTGAGAAGAAGATGGCCGTCAACGTGGTCGCGGACAGTGAGCGCCAGCGCATGCGTGAGGCCCTGGCACCGGTGATCGAGCAGCACACCCAGGCGCTTGACGCAGACGTGGTGACGCAGTTCCAGACCGCCCTGGCCGACGCGCGCTGAACACTTTCATCAGCGCCTGTGTCATCAGCCCCTGACATCAGTCCCAGCCACCGACACGCGGCAGCGCCCTTTTCGCTGCAACCAGAGGGGCGCAATGACAGCGCTGCCGCACCGTCATCGAGATGCCTCCCTCGGGGATGACACCATGAACAAACTGACCCAAGAGATGCCGTTATCCATGTCGATCAAACCGCCCTCTGCCACGCACGCCGAGTCCCGCAAGGCCGCTGGCGCCGAGCAGAACAAGGCAGCTCCGCAGGACAAGACAACTGTGCAGG comes from bacterium Scap17 and encodes:
- a CDS encoding BCCT family transporter, with product MIYALAAPEQTGAALSGIRDFLIFNFGWSFVLGVAATLIFSFYLLLSPFGSIRLGPDDSRPEFSYVAWISMIFSCGLGIGFVFFSVAEPLTHLYTSSHVQDLNQVGQQAGVSTAIRNTLMDWGMNGWALFAVAAWAIAFPAYRLGQPLTVATGLYGLLGERCNSSLWGKLANGLGVIGTIGGNATMIGLGVTSISYALKVLFGLEFGAFGQAMVMLVIIIAYVASAATGIGRGIKYLSLLNMIMAGAILLALLAFGHAPAQYLLNMITQQFGDYFGSVFVNQFWTDAGSFEQREWVGWWMIFYWLWYISYIPLCGGFIARISRGRTLREFVFGVVVVPMLLSIVWFSIWGGSAGYAEVNQIVPLWESVQGNPESGIYLLLQSMPGGWWLCLAVLFNIIVFAVTTSDSASFFSAMQVSNGNENPKILMRLLWGVIIGVTGIVFQLAGGFTAIKCLAIVVGAPFFLVSIAYMFSVYRMLKATHEQPATAMQPAPQVKPLPAEAVEPEAPSAVSPTTPASTPAPPSLPGSGSQPIPGAT
- a CDS encoding nuclear transport factor 2 family protein, with the translated sequence MQAPERRTINREQMTAMFDAFNRHAIDEVMEYFADDVVFDTVSGDEAHGTRIVGKAAVRDAFVNTWTTMPDVQWAKGEFFFADQRVVSECTFMATQPDGQRVEADSVDLFTIEKGKITRKQAFRKQRPAFTPAA
- a CDS encoding helix-turn-helix domain-containing protein, translated to MTTDTDSSQASTDSTLSNAEQEDRRIGRQLRDLRKSRQLTLNQLAGQVGKSVGYLSQVERGVSSLPIGVLQTLSDALDVRVSWFFQPGGSDSAAEQETIVRADQRRAMNLGTIGAREELLSPRLSGQLILIMTRLQPGGSGGETPRERRGEEAGYVESGQLELTLGEQIFLLNPGDSFSLTGEEPHWIRNPGETETRIVWVMTGVEY
- a CDS encoding FadR family transcriptional regulator; its protein translation is MKQTPFAFEKALKNQTKKEILADKLIEMILTGLLRDGDELPSERELAQLFEVSRETVRGGLALLTGYGLLNVSHGSKSRVCASEAVIDSFRNHPARQQGDELNNLDIESVFESRIVVESAIARRAARHIDEAGLKKLDALLEAQSQHFDSPVNFQLSDQNFHHVIAEYSRNEILIRYADELYTYALNIRRQVMAEHGSIKRSYEEHVRIVEALRAGDPDAAERAMLSHIDSVYYTTRDKMPH
- a CDS encoding 4-hydroxythreonine-4-phosphate dehydrogenase PdxA, translating into MSATRPVIALTLGDPAGIGPELIARLVAEPEQFAETHSVLVGDQWLWEQGQRQAGLFTQLPRVASFAEAREHEGLSLMLVESVAQQDVTLAEESAACGASTLAVLSRCLEAAQNEEVDAICFAPLNKLSMKKGGLGHEDELHFFAEKLGVEGYFCEFNTLGTLWTSRISSHIPLKDAAEYVTQERIIAASQLIHDSLKLAGFERPRIAVAAFNPHGGEGGTCGREEIDVIAPAVARCNEQGYPVEGPFPADTIFIKARDGEYDAIVTMYHDQGQIAIKLLGFKSGVTVQGGLPIPITTPAHGTAFDIAGLGKADVNPTRNAFAIAKRMGTNLRALRLETAFA
- a CDS encoding L-rhamnonate dehydratase, coding for MKITNVRTRVFEWKGHTVPPTAHFCSNAMDELWDKGDSMGTFRFHGWTVVEIETDNGLVGLGNVALAPRIAKAIIDQYLTPLIIGQDPFDYEYLWQRMYRSTHAWGRKGIGMAAISGVDIAIWDIMGKAVGKPVFKLLGGRTKEKIPCYASKLYRTDLKGMQEEAQSYLDQGFTAMKMRFGYGPRDGVEGVRANLDSVAAVREVIGEDVDLMLECYMGWNLDYAKRMLPKLERFQPRWLEEPVIADDIDGYAELNQLTSIPISGGEHEFTHYGFRQLLEKRAVSVIQYDTNRVGGITAARKINALAESFSVPVIPHAGQMHNYHLTMASLASPMSEYFPVHDVEIGNELFYYIFKGDPEPVNGFIDLDEETPGLGLELNSDYFDQFNIIE
- a CDS encoding FAH family protein — its product is MRLVQLRTANGPRVAVVESRDQLRLLDFPGGTYELASRAIELGIGLSALIEQHYSHTLVDYKQAIDRRELLPPVTHPDRARCTVTGTGLTHLGSADTRDAMHAAAQAQSENDANVTDSMRMFRMGLEGGKPAAGQVGAQPEWFYKGDGSIVVAPETAISVPAFAEDAGEEPELVGLYLNDANGQPHRIGYAVGNEFSDHITERANYLWLAHSKLRACSYGPELLIGELPQHLEGTSRITREGQTLWEKPFLTGEANMAHSLANLEHHHFKYAQFRAPGDLHVHFFGTATLSFADQIKVQEGDRFEIELPAFGRALRNPVAFESHDNQAEQPSAMAVL
- a CDS encoding TRAP transporter substrate-binding protein, which codes for MTTSRHHTTATLLSAALLSLAMTGTATAATSLTFAHAHPVTDSQHLAAERFAERLAERSAGELTVKIFPNGQLGNDQAMISGVRSGTIDLELSGNPYFSGLVSELNVLDLPFLFDTREQAYQVLDGEVGQNLLTAMQPQQIEGLAFWEIGFRNLTNSRRAVETAEDISGLTLRTTPNPAHIAAFQALGANPTPMPFAELYTALETRTVDGQENPVSLIRSANLYSVQDHLSLTAHAYTAAPLIMNKQTFDSLAPELQTLIKEEAREAARYQRQLNHDNEQGDLAFLEEQGMQVVREPDTASMRAKVAEPVRAEFTAKHGSELLERIDAALAH